In Mastacembelus armatus chromosome 22, fMasArm1.2, whole genome shotgun sequence, a genomic segment contains:
- the rpl13a gene encoding large ribosomal subunit protein uL13, whose protein sequence is MSSLPPAPAFYHEQPRVSFFSHIMADRFNKVLLLDGRGHLLGRLAALVAKQLLLGHKVVVVRCEGINISGNFYRNKLKYLAFLRKRMNTNPSRGPYHFRAPSRIFWRTVRGMLPHKTKRGQAALERLKVFDGIPPPYDKRKRMVVPAALKIVRLKPTRKFALLGRLAHEVGWKYQAITATLEEKRKEKAKLHYAKKKTLIKLTKQAEKNVEGKIAKYTDVLKQYGVIV, encoded by the exons ATGTCGTCACTTCCTCCTGCCCCTGCGTTTTACCACGAGCAGCCCCGTGTGTCTTTCTTTTCGCACATCATGGCGGACCGGTTCAATAAG GTTCTGCTGCTTGATGGCCGAGGCCATCTTCTCGGCCGGCTCGCTGCCCTTGTGGCCAAACAGCTTCTGCTGG GACACAAAGTAGTGGTGGTGAGATGTGAAGGCATCAACATCTCAGGCAACTTTTACCGCAACAAGC TGAAGTACCTGGCTTTCCTGCGTAAGAGGATGAACACCAACCCTTCTCGTGGACCTTACCACTTCAGAGCTCCTAGCAGGATCTTCTGGAGGACTGTCAGAG GCATGCTGCCCCACAAAACCAAGAGAGGTCAGGCTGCTCTGGAGAGGCTGAAGGTGTTTGATGGTATCCCCCCACCCTATGACAAG CGGAAGCGTATGGTTGTCCCAGCCGCTCTGAAGATTGTGCGTCTGAAGCCCACTCGCAAG TTTGCCCTCCTTGGACGTCTGGCACACGAGGTTGGCTGGAAGTACCAGGCTATCACAGCCACCttggaagagaagagaaaggagaaggCCAAGCTCCACTATGCCAAGAAAAAGACACTGATCAAGCTGACCAAGCAGGCAGAAAAGAACGTTGAGGGCAAGATTGCAAAATACACAGATGTTCTGAAACAATATGGAGTTATTGTCTGA
- the atp5if1b gene encoding ATPase inhibitor B, mitochondrial translates to MARFLRPNIRSFVTSQLRMSSDQLGELGKGAGKGGGGGGSIREAGGAMGKRQAAEEEMYFKRKEQEQLAALKQHHQEEIEHHKKEIERLQREIDRHKGKIRKLKHDD, encoded by the exons ATGGCGAGGTTTTTGAGGCCTAATATCAGGAGTTTTGTCACCTCACAGCTGAGAATGTCATCCGACCAG TTAGGTGAACTGGGCAAAGGCGCAGGAAaaggtggtggaggtggaggatcCATCAGAGAGGCAGGTGGAGCCATGGGGAAGAGGCAGGCAGCTGAGGAGGAGATGTACTTCAA GCGTAaggagcaggagcagctggCAGCACTGAAACAACACCACCAGGAAGAAATTGAACACCACAAAAAGGAGATTGAACGTCTGCAGAGAGAGATTGACCGCCACAAGGGGAAGATTAGGAAGCTGAAGCATGATGACTGA
- the zmpste24 gene encoding CAAX prenyl protease 1 homolog encodes MVETMFDLPVEKQIFYAVLGFSWTVYLWEAYLSYRQRRIYRSTTHVPQELGNIMDSETFEKSRLYQLDKSNFSFWSGLYSETEGTLILLLGGIPFLWAVAGTVTARFGFGSEYEITQSLIFLTLATLFSALTGLPWSLYNTFVIEEKHGFNQQTLGFFLKDAVKKFVVTQCILLPVTSLLLYIIKIGGDYFFIYAWLFTLAVSLVLVTIYADYIAPLFDKFTPLPEGELKTDIEAMAKSISFPLTKVYIVEGSKRSSHSNAYFYGFFKNKRIVLFDTLLEDYSPINKTGDLQAEQPENDDTPTEPKAKPKNKKQGCNNPEILAVLGHELGHWKLGHTVKNIVISQMNSFLCFSLFAVLIGRKELFVAFGFDDSQPTLIGLMIIFQFIFSPYNELLSFCLTVLSRRFEFQADAFARSMGKASELYSALIKLNKDNLGFPVADWLFSMWHYSHPPLLERLRALGNIKQD; translated from the exons atGGTTGAAACTATGTTTGACCTCCCGGTTGAAAAGCAGatattttatgctgttttggGATTTTCGTGGACAGTGTATCTATGGGAAGCATACCTATCTTACAGACAG AGGAGGATATACAGGTCAACAACACATGTGCCACAAGAACTAGGAAACATCATGGATTCTGAAACTTTTGAGAAGTCACGTCTTTATCAGCTGGATAAAAGCAACTTCAGCTTTTGGTCTGGACTCTATTCTGAGACTGAAGGGACG tTGATCCTGCTCCTGGGTGGAATTCCATTTTTGTGGGCTGTTGCTGGAACTGTGACAGCCCGCTTTGGATTCGGTTCAGAGTATGAGATCACACAGTCCCTCATTTTTCTGACACTTGCCACCCTGTTCAGTGCCTTAACTGGACTTCCCTGGAGTTTGTACAACACATTTGTCATTGAGGAGAAGCACGGCTTTAATCAGCAG ACGTTGGGGTTTTTCCTTAAGGATGCTGTAAAGAAGTTTGTTGTGACCCAATGTATCCTGCTGCCAGTGACATCACTGCTCTTGTACATCATCAAGATTGGTGGAGACTATTTTTTCATCTATGCCTGGCTCTTTACCCTGGCTGTTTCTCTG GTACTTGTAACCATCTATGCTGATTACATTGCTCCCCTGTTTGACAAGTTCACTCCATTGCCAGAAGGAGAGCTAAAGACAGACATTGAGGCCATGGCCAAGAGTATAAGCTTCCCGCTCACTAAGGTTTATATTGTTGAAg GTTCCAAGCGATCTTCGCACAGCAATGCATACTTCTATGGGTTCTTCAAGAACAAGCGCATTGTGCTTTTTGACACTCTGCTGGAGGACTACTCACCTATCAATAAGACTGGAGATCTACAAGCCGAGCAGCCAGAAAATGATGACACACCTACTGAGCCAAAAGCCAAGCCAAAG AACAAGAAGCAAGGATGCAACAACCCAGAGATCCTTGCAGTCCTGGGTCATGAGCTCGGCCACTGGAAGCTTGGCCATACTGTCAAGAATATCGTCATCAGCCAG atGAACTCCTTCCTGTGCTTCTCCCTGTTTGCTGTTCTGATTGGACGTAAGGAGCTGTTTGTAGCTTTTGGCTTCGATGACAGCCAACCCACATTAATAGGCTTGATGATTATCTTCCAGTTCATCTTCTCCCCATATAATGAG ctcctgtctttctgtctgacagTCCTGAGTCGCAGGTTTGAGTTCCAGGCAGATGCCTTTGCCCGCAGTATGGGCAAAGCCTCCGAGCTCTACTCTGCACTCATCAAGCTTAATAAGGACAACCTGGGCTTCCCTGTGGCTGACTGGTTGTTCTCTATGTGGCACTATTCACACCCTCCCCTCCTGGAGCGCCTCAGAGCGCTGGGCAACATCAAGCAGGACTGA